One stretch of Ictalurus punctatus breed USDA103 chromosome 5, Coco_2.0, whole genome shotgun sequence DNA includes these proteins:
- the trh gene encoding pro-thyrotropin-releasing hormone encodes MRAVCLLVLVSLAVFSIQCQNVPSDSGGENPTLDEVLQRAEGQLLRSFLQNQQDNESSNDLFPVPPDWLVKRQHPGKRQHPGKRDEDDDDDEEEEYAELQKRQHPGKREDASDLFVALQRRQHPGRRSELEGQTSVQSDLLSEFSKRQHPGKRYDAYDKRQHPGRRDAEEGAASSVDLWELDKRQHPGKRSWDPSEVSSGSPCDVPGCSKASLLLQLLNEVKQSRANEKRQHPGKRLSAPEELEEMQ; translated from the exons ATGAGGGCAGTGTGTCTCCTCGTCCTCGTCTCATTAGCGGTGTTCAGCATTCAGTGCCAAAATGTCCCGAGTGACTCTGGGGGAGAAAATCCGACTCTGGACGAGGTGTTACAGCGCGCCGAGGGCCAGCTCCTCCGCTCCTTCCTCCAAAACCAGCAGGACAACGAGAGCTCAAACG ACCTGTTTCCGGTACCGCCAGACTGGTTGGTAAAAAGGCAACACCCAGGCAAGCGGCAGCATCCTGGTAAGCGCGATgaggacgatgatgatgatgaagaggaggaatACGCGGAGCTTCAAAAGCGGCAGCATCCCGGTAAGCGCGAAGACGCGTCGGACTTGTTCGTCGCGCTCCAACGACGGCAACATCCGGGCAGGCGCTCGGAGCTGGAAGGTCAGACCTCGGTACAAAGCGACCTGCTGAGCGAGTTTTCCAAGAGGCAGCACCCGGGGAAGCGGTACGACGCGTACGACAAGCGCCAGCATCCCGGCAGACGCGATGCGGAGGAGGGCGCAGCCAGCTCGGTGGACTTGTGGGAACTGGACAAACGGCAGCATCCTGGGAAAAGGTCCTGGGACCCTTCGGAAGTGTCCAGCGGAAGCCCGTGTGACGTGCCGGGCTGCAGTAAAGCCAGTCTGCTGCTCCAGCTGCTCAATGAAGTGAAGCAAAGTCGCGCAAACGAGAAACGCCAGCACCCCGGCAAGCGGCTGAGCGCGCCGGAAGAGCTGGAGGAGATGCAATAG
- the LOC108265169 gene encoding rabenosyn-5, which produces MASSYAAQLDGSAEVKEGFLCPLCLKDLQSFYQLQDHYEEAHSGDNRHVSGQLKSLVQKAKKAKDKLLKRDGDERTESSYESFYYGGVDPYMWEPQELGATRSHLEIFKKHRAARIDHYVIEVNKRIIRLEKLISFDRTNMDGGKIRALEKSVVPWVSDQDVPFCPDCGDRFSIRNRRHHCRLCGSIMCRKCMEFVPLPLAYKLTSGTREALCVPGSPRQGASPGGGGPTVQQTSRRGSITSLSSVSSVLEEKDEDRIRCCHHCMDALLRYQHKLEEKDHVPDIVKLYERLRMCMEKVDERAPEYIRMAESLNAGETAYDLETASGLRREVQKYYEHIDALSKKILTLGLKDEVPPYPKAVQLQKMVRYSATLFVQEKLLGLMSLPTKEKYEELKEKRKEEQEKKLQQERQVALESQKRRMEIEKNRATHSANGDVPRPAPGPRITKGGGWLPSSTSHSANELDDPLLQQINNIESFLQQARVANRTDEAAMLEENLRQLREEFDAQQMSRAIKLSQRQAQEEDLQRSQILHLQQRELESEISRMDSSDLGDSKNVEHWEKEGESEWDLETSPQHKTLSINSFPRLPGSSPPLQRDECTTIPPDGEASLNPFDEEDATPVEEDSTNPFIEEIQREQQQKPIGKPKEYNPFEEGEDEVQEEDAGKKRSSRNPFEDDIEVRVKGNTAAETPSASTNPFEDDDDSPALDDMIEEELLLQQIDNIRAYIFDAKLSGRTDEVELLSQNLRELQCTLQEQKRKVH; this is translated from the exons ATGGCTTCCAGTTACGCTGCTCAGTTGGATGGCTCGGCCGAGGTGAAGGAGGGCTTCCTTTGCCCGCTGTGTCTGAAAGACCTGCAGTCCTTCTACCAGCTGCAGGATCACTATGAAGAAGCGCACTCCGGAGACAACCGCCATGTCAGCGGCCAACTCAAGA GTCTGGTGCAGAAAGCAAAGAAAGCTAAAGACAAACTACTGAAACGGGATGGTGACGAGAGAACTGAGAGCAGTTATGAGTCCTTTTACTATGGAGGTGTGGATCCATACATGTGGGAGCCTCAAGAACTCG GAGCCACTCGGAGTCACCTGGAAATTTTTAAGAAACACAGAGCTGCTAGGATTGACCATTATGTCATTGAGGTCAACAAGCGCATCATCAGGTTGGAGAAG CTTATTTCCTTTGATAGAACCAATATGGATGGTGGGAAGATAAGAG CACTAGAGAAGTCAGTTGTGCCATGGGTGAGCGATCAGGACGTACCATTCTGCCCTGATTGTGGGGACAGGTTCAGCATCAGGAACCGGCGTCATCACTGCCGTCTCTGCGGTTCCATTATGTGCAGAAAGTGCATGGAATTTGTGCCTCTCCCTCTGGCGT ATAAGTTAACAAGTGGCACACGAGAGGCCCTGTGTGTGCCTGGCAGTCCCAGGCAGGGTGCATCCCCTGGTGGAGGAGGCCCCACTGTGCAGCAGACCTCGCGGCGCGGctccatcaccagcctctcctCAGTGAGCTCTGTGCTGGAGGAGAAAGACGAAGACCGAATTCGTTGCTGCCACCACTGCATGGACGCTCTGCTCCGTTACCAGCACAAACTGGAAGAGAAAGACCACGTGCCAGACATTGTCAAACTCTACGAG AGGTTAAGGATGTGCATGGAGAAAGTGGACGAGAGGGCGCCGGAGTACATCCGCATGGCCGAGTCACTCAA TGCTGGCGAGACCGCCTATGACCTAGAAACTGCTTCTGGTCTCCGGAGGGAGGTGCAGAAATACTATGAGCACATTGATGCTCTAAG tAAGAAGATTTTGACACTTGGACTAAAAGATGAGGTCCCACCATATCCAAAAGCTGTCCAGCTGCAGAAGATGGTGCGCTACTCTGCGACGCTTTTTGTGCAG GAGAAGTTGTTGGGCCTGATGTCCCTTCCTACAAAAGAGAAATATGAGGagctgaaagagaaaagaaaagaggaacaGGAAAAGAAGCTCCAGCAGGAGAGACAG GTGGCCCTGGAATCACAGAAGCGTCGAATGGAAATTGAGAAGAACCGTGCAACCCACAGTGCCAATGGAGACGTCCCTCGGCCCGCACCAGGCCCTCGCATAACGAAAGGCGGTGGCTGGTTGCCTTCTTCGACTTCTCACTCGGCCAACGAACTGGACGACCCTCTGCTGCAGCAGATAAACAACATCGAATCGTTCCTCCAGCAGGCACGAGTAGCAAATCGCACCGATGAGGCAGCCATGTTAGAGGAGAACCTGCGACAGCTTCGGGAGGAGTTCGACGCTCAGCAGATGAGCCGAGCCATTAAGCTTTCCCAACGTCAAGCCCAGGAGGAGGACCTACAAAGAAGCCAGATCCTTCATCTCCAGCAGAGAGAGCTGGAGAGCGAAATATCCAGAATGGACTCTTCAGATTTGGGGGATTCAAAGAATGTTGAACACTGGGAAAAAGAAGGCGAGAGTGAGTGGGATTTGGAAACAAGTCCACAACACAAGACTTTGTCGATAAACTCATTTCCACGTTTGCCAGGCAGTTCGCCACCTTTACAGCGAGATGAATGCACTACAATTCCCCCTGACGGAGAGGCTTCACTAAATCCGTTTGATGAAGAAGATGCCACTCCGGTTGAGGAAGACTCCACAAACCCTTTTATTGAAGAGATCCAGAGAGAGCAGCAGCAGAAACCTATTGGAAAACCCAAAGAATACAACCCTTTCGAGGAAGGTGAGGATGAAGTGCAGGAAGAAGATGCTGGGAAAAAACGTTCTTCCAGAAACCCCTTTGAGGATGATATTGAGGTCCGTGTAAAAGGTAACACAGCAGCCGAGACGCCATCCGCCTCAACCAATCCCtttgaagatgatgatgacagtCCAGCACTGGACGACATGATCGAGGAAGAGCTGTTGCTTCAGCAGATCGATAACATCCGCGCATACATATTTGATGCCAAGCTCAGTGGACGCACAGATGAAGTCGAGCTGCTGTCCCAAAACCTGAGGGAGCTACAGTGCACTTTACAGgagcagaaaagaaaagtgcaCTGA